The following are encoded in a window of Manihot esculenta cultivar AM560-2 chromosome 8, M.esculenta_v8, whole genome shotgun sequence genomic DNA:
- the LOC110620796 gene encoding probable serine/threonine-protein kinase WNK9, producing MNGLSHLEPDYSEFVEVDPTGRYGRYNEILGKGASKTVYRAFDEFEGIEVAWNQVKLYDFLQSPEDLERLYCEIHLLKTLKHKNIMKFYTSWVDTANRNINFVTEMFTSGTLRQYRLKHKRVNIRAVKHWCRQILRGLLYLHSHDPPVIHRDLKCDNIFVNGNQGEVKIGDLGLAAILRKSHAAHCVGTPEFMAPEVYAEAYNELVDIYSFGMCILEMVTFEYPYSECTHPAQIYKKVISGRKPDAFYKVKDPEVRQFVEKCLATVSLRLSARELLNDPFLQIDDCESDFRPEDYGPEIGDMGPLMRQPYLEFHDNTYHCSNGYSNGYSYDAQNELEYHPVEFEQSGIELFEYHDDEHSANVDISIKGKRRDDGGIFLRLRITDKDGHIRNIYFPFDVEMDTALSVATEMVAELDIMDQDVTKIANMIDGEIASLVPGWRPGPGIEESFDFADQAFCHNCASNRTSNGSLIDFISNNSCCRNGCASTHGRFEEITFQADETEHHLTEGAPNVLSHSDRLHHRETWGQHESRELTPVGSGRSHSDEEYENLDQSISRKDDNNVKMENEIHLGEGKSILHLRSFDTLSRLSSLYSDLSDSKEGKIQQELRWLKAKYQIELGKLRDQQLGIGSKASTSSSRDCNATNGVLSSAAMNSFQESTNGDLFKSLDHEKLYGPSLSTDLKKSCPNSDTRGARNCRLMNEPPRTGDMVTAKSFYSRPLLPHSLHRTTSLPVDAVDA from the exons ATGAATGGTCTCTCACATCTTGAGCCTGATTATTCTGAGTTTGTTGAAGTTGATCCAACTGGAAGATATGGAAGG tATAATGAAATTCTTGGCAAAGGAGCTTCAAAGACAGT TtatagagcatttgatgagttTGAAGGGATTGAAGTTGCTTGGAATCAGGTCAAGCTCTATGATTTCCTGCAAAGCCCTGAAGATCTTGAAAGACTCTACTGTGAGATTCATCTTCTTAAGACATTGAAGCATAAGAACATCATGAAATTTTATACTTCTTGGGTTGATACGGCAAATAGGAACATCAACTTTGTGACTGAAATGTTCACTTCTGGGACTTTAAGACA GTACCGGTTAAAGCACAAGAGAGTTAACATTAGAGCAGTGAAGCATTGGTGTAGGCAGATCTTGAGAGGGCTTCTCTATCTCCATAGCCATGACcctcctgtgatccatagagatcTGAAATGTGATAACATTTTTGTCAACGGAAACCAAGGGGAAGTGAAGATTGGAGATCTTGGCCTCGCCGCGATTCTTCGAAAATCTCATGCTGCTCACTGTGTTG GGACACCAGAGTTTATGGCCCCGGAAGTGTATGCAGAGGCATATAATGAATTggtggatatttattcttttggGATGTGCATTTTGGAAATGGTCACTTTTGAATATCCATACAGTGAATGCACTCATCCAGCTCAAATCTATAAGAAAGTTATATCT GGCAGAAAACCTGATGCTTTTTATAAAGTGAAAGATCCAGAAGTAAGACAATTTGTGGAAAAATGCTTGGCAACTGTGTCACTTAGGCTCTCAGCTAGGGAATTGTTGAATGACCCATTTCTCCAAATTGATGACTGTGAATCTGATTTTAGACCTGAAGATTATGGGCCGGAAATCGGTGACATGGGTCCTCTCATGAGGCAACCTTACCTTGAATTTCATGACAATACTTATCATTGCAGTAATGGATATTCAAATGGCTACAGTTATGATGCTCAAAATGAATTGGAATATCATCCAGTTGAATTTGAGCAGAGTGGAATTGAACTTTTTGAGTATCATGATGATGAACATTCTGCCAATGTTGACATAAGTATAAAGGGGAAGAGGCGAGATGACGGTGGAATCTTTTTAAGGCTTCGAATTACAGATAAAGATG GTCACATTAGAAACATATATTTCCCATTTGATGTTGAAATGGATACAGCCTTAAGTGTTGCTACTGAAATGGTTGCAGAACTTGATATTATGGATCAAGATGTGACCAAAATTGCAAATATGATTGATGGGGAGATTGCTTCCTTGGTTCCAGGATGGAGGCCAGGGCCAGGAATAGAGGAATCATTTGACTTTGCAGATCAAGCTTTCTGTCACAATTGTGCTTCCAATCGTACATCTAATGGTTCACTTATAGATTTTATATCAAATAATTCATGTTGTAGGAATGGATGTGCTTCCACACATGGCCGATTTGAAGAGATAACATTCCAGGCTGATGAAACTGAGCATCATTTGACAGAAGGTGCTCCAAATGTACTCAGCCATTCGGACCGCTTACACCATCGAGAAACTTGGGGTCAACATGAAAGCCGTGAACTTACTCCGGTGGGCTCTGGAAGAAGCCATTCAGATGAAGAATATGAAAATCTTGATCAGTCAATCTCAAGGAAGGATGATAACAATGTAAAGATGGAAAATGAAATTCATTTGGGTGAAGGGAAGTCAATTCTTCACTTGAGAAGTTTTGATACTCTTAGCAGACTTTCTTCGTTGTACAGTGATCTCTCGGACAGTAAAGAGGGCAAAATCCAGCAAGAATTAAGATGGCTTAAAGCAAAATACCAAATTGAACTGGGAAAACTTAGAGATCAACAGTTAGGAATTGGATCAAAAGCTTCAACTTCTAGCAGTAGAGATTGCAATGCAACTAATGGGGTTTTGTCATCTGCAGCAATGAATTCATTTCAAGAAAGTACAAATGGAGATCTCTTCAAATCTTTAGATCATGAGAAGCTTTATGGTCCCAGTTTAAGTACTGATCTCAAAAAAAGCTGCCCCAATTCGGATACTCGAGGGGCTCGAAATTGCAGGTTGATGAATGAACCCCCAAGAACAGGTGACATGGTCACTGCCAAGAGTTTCTACAGCAGGCCATTGCTTCCACATTCACTTCACAGGACAACATCCCTCCCAGTTGATGCTGTTGATGCATAA
- the LOC110620797 gene encoding uncharacterized protein LOC110620797 has product MATASLLESSQLKWPRSLPVRLCPSRPLPPAPYPLHLIPAKLGNNLRIKGHSFAKLIVKCSCMDKHLTNSDNNAPSSTSNSNPTSLGRSVSTNPFGIIYNTIIKSLEALKKPAIALILVGLLLLCDNSSAFAASGGRMGGRSFSRSSSSSSSSYSVPPTSSPGLSYSVPYHAPSPFGGGGGGIYVGSAVGFGVDAGSTLFFILAGFTAFMLVSGFLSDRNGDGVLTATEKNSVLKLQVGLLGMGRSLQRDLNRIAEIADTSSSDGLSYVLTETSLALLRYPDYCISGYSYADVKQSIEDGEKRFNQLSIEERGKFDEETLVNVNSVKKQSTTSQRANGFNNEYIVITILVAAEGVHKLPTINGSGDLKAALQKLGSIPTSKILAVEVLWTPQNENDTLTEQELLEDYPLLRPL; this is encoded by the exons ATGGCAACCGCTTCTTTGCTCGAATCGAGCCAATTGAAATGGCCGCGGAGCCTCCCGGTCCGGTTATGCCCGTCTCGTCCTCTTCCCCCTGCCCCTTATCCCCTCCATCTCATACCTGCTAAATTGGGCAATAATTTGAGAATTAAAGGTCACAGCTTTGCTAAATTGATAGTTAAGTGCTCTTGCATGGATAAACACTTAACGAACTCGGATAATAATGCACCAAGTTCGACTTCGAATTCAAATCCTACATCCCTTGGCAGATCTGTATCAACTAACCCTTTTGGGATCATTTATAATACGATCATAAAATCTCTTGAAGCGCTCAAAAAACCTGCAATTGCACTGATTCTAGTGGGGCTTTTATTGCTTTGTGACAATAGTTCTGCATTTGCTGCCTCCGGTGGCAGAATGGGTGGGAGGTCTTTTTCCCGGTCATCTTCATCATCGTCTAGTAGCTATTCAGTTCCTCCAACGTCCAGTCCGGGGTTATCATACTCCGTGCCCTACCACGCGCCGTCGCCATTCGGTGGCGGTGGTGGCGGCATTTACGTTGGTTCCGCAGTGGGATTCGGTGTGGATGCTGGgtctactttattttttatattggcAGGTTTCACGGCGTTTATGTTGGTTTCAGGGTTCCTTTCCGATAGGAATGGGGATGGAGTGCTCACTGCTACAGAGAAGAATAGTGTTCTTAAGCTTCAG GTTGGGTTGTTGGGCATGGGGAGGTCTCTTCAGAGGGATCTCAATCGAATTGCAGAAATTGCAGATACTTCTTCATCGGACGGTCTGAGCTACGTATTGACAG AGACGTCACTAGCTTTGCTTCGGTATCCTGATTATTGCATCTCTGGCTATTCATAC GCGGATGTGAAGCAAAGCATTGAGGATGGTGAAAAACGTTTTAATCAACTATCTATTGAAGAAAGGGGGAAATTTGATGAAGAAACCCTGGTTAATGTGAACAGCGTAAAAAAGCAAAGCACAACAAGCCAAAGAGCTAATGGATTTAACAATGAATATATAGTG ATAACAATCTTGGTGGCTGCTGAAGGAGTGCACAAACTGCCAACCATCAATGGTAGTGGAGACTTGAAGGCAGCATTGCAAAAACTAGGTTCCATTCCCACCAGCAAAATACTT GCAGTTGAGGTGTTATGGACCCCTCAAAACGAAAATGATACACTAACAGAGCAGGAACTACTGGAAGATTATCCACTTTTGAGGCCTCTATAA